The Strigops habroptila isolate Jane chromosome 13, bStrHab1.2.pri, whole genome shotgun sequence genome contains a region encoding:
- the STMN3 gene encoding stathmin-3, with amino-acid sequence MASTVSAYKEKMKELSLLSLICSCFHTQPHPNTIYQYGDMEVKQLDKRASGQSFEVILKSPSDLSPESPILSSPPKKKDLSLEELQRRLEAAEERRKTQEAQVLKQLAEKREHEREVLHKALEENNNFSRLAEEKLNYKMELSREIREAHLAALRERLREKELHAAEVRRNKEQREEISG; translated from the exons atggccagcaCCGTCTCAG cctacaaggagaaaatgaaggagCTGTCTCTGCTCTCCCTCATCTGCTCCTGTTTCCACACCCAGCCCCATCCTAACACCATCTACCAGTATGGAG ATATGGAGGTGAAGCAGCTGGATAAGAGGGCATCAGGCCAGAGCTTCGAAGTGATCCTGAAGTCCCCTTCAGATCTATCTCCTGAGAGCCCGatcctctcctccccccccaagAAGAAGGACCTGTccctggaggagctgcagaggaggctggaggctgcagaggagaggaggaag ACCCAGGAGGCTCAGGTGCTGAAGCAGCTGGCGGAGAAGCGGGAACACGAGCGGGAAGTGCTGCACAAGGCGCTGGAGGAGAACAACAACTTCAGCCGCCTGGCCGAGGAGAAGCTCAACTACAAGATGGAGCTGAGCAGGGAGATCCGTGAAGCACATCTCGCTGCCTTGAGGGAGCGGCTCCGCGAGAAG GAACTGCACGCAGCTGAGGTCCGCAGGAACAAGGAACAGCGGGAGGAGATCTCTGGATAA